A window of the Fuscovulum sp. genome harbors these coding sequences:
- a CDS encoding DUF294 nucleotidyltransferase-like domain-containing protein — MDEGLTTIIAFLETVHPYDGLPQDELARVAGSFSRREYAAGEEVYHAGEPLRGLFLVKRGAVEVLEPSGGIVSLLGPRNSFGERGLMRSGLAVTTARATQDSVLLMLPVAEFRRMIAEFPSFERFFQRGRGAEHREADLTAQKVASLMAHEPFTVPATLSIRAAAEVMRDNRVSSLGVTEEGRFAGLVTVRDFTNKVLAEGMSPETAVGAVMTRDPVTLPPSALGSDVLHIMLERRIGHLPVVENGALVGMVTQTDLTRFQAVSSAQFVRDAAMATDVAQLAAVTARIPRLLAQLVGAHNAHEVVTRLITDIADTVTRRLLWLGEQSLGPAPVPYLWLACGSQGRQEQTGVSDQDNCMILSDEVTEADIPWFTALAKFVSDGLDACGYVYCPGDMMATNPRWCQPVRVWREYFAGWVARPDPTAQMLASVMFDLRPIGGEPALYRALQDETLALAAKNSIFVAHMIQNSLKHAPPLGLLRGFATIRSGEHKNHIDMKHQGVVPVADLARVYALIGRLAPANTRARLEAAEAAGVISASGARDLIEAYDLIARTRLEHQARQVRGGEKPDNFLSLSEMSDFERSHLRDAFVVVRTMQSAVGQSRGARS, encoded by the coding sequence ATGGATGAGGGGCTGACGACCATCATCGCCTTTCTGGAGACGGTGCATCCTTATGATGGCCTGCCGCAGGACGAACTGGCGCGTGTCGCCGGTTCCTTCAGCCGCAGGGAATATGCCGCGGGCGAAGAGGTCTATCATGCGGGCGAGCCGCTGCGGGGCCTGTTTCTGGTAAAGCGCGGCGCGGTAGAGGTGCTGGAGCCGTCGGGCGGGATCGTGTCGCTGCTGGGACCGCGCAACAGTTTCGGTGAGCGCGGGTTGATGCGCAGCGGGCTGGCGGTGACGACGGCGCGGGCGACGCAGGACAGCGTGCTGCTGATGCTGCCGGTGGCGGAGTTCCGGCGGATGATCGCGGAGTTCCCATCCTTTGAGCGGTTCTTTCAGCGTGGGCGCGGGGCGGAGCATCGCGAGGCCGATCTGACGGCGCAGAAGGTGGCCAGCCTGATGGCGCATGAGCCGTTCACGGTGCCGGCCACGCTTTCGATCCGGGCGGCGGCAGAGGTGATGCGGGATAACCGTGTCTCCAGCCTTGGGGTGACCGAGGAGGGGCGCTTTGCCGGGCTGGTCACGGTGCGGGATTTCACCAACAAGGTGCTGGCCGAGGGGATGTCACCCGAGACGGCGGTGGGTGCGGTGATGACGCGCGATCCGGTGACGCTGCCGCCTTCGGCGCTGGGGTCGGATGTGCTGCATATCATGCTGGAGCGGCGCATCGGACATCTGCCGGTGGTCGAGAATGGCGCGCTGGTGGGGATGGTGACGCAGACCGATCTGACGCGGTTTCAGGCGGTGTCATCGGCGCAGTTCGTGCGCGATGCGGCGATGGCCACGGATGTGGCGCAGCTGGCGGCGGTGACGGCGCGGATCCCGCGGCTGCTGGCGCAGTTGGTGGGGGCGCATAACGCGCATGAGGTGGTGACGCGGCTGATCACCGATATTGCCGATACGGTGACGCGGCGGTTGTTGTGGCTGGGCGAGCAAAGCCTTGGCCCGGCACCGGTGCCCTATCTGTGGCTGGCTTGCGGATCGCAGGGGCGGCAAGAGCAGACCGGGGTGTCGGATCAGGACAATTGCATGATTCTGTCGGATGAGGTGACAGAGGCGGACATACCCTGGTTCACCGCTTTGGCGAAGTTCGTGTCTGACGGGCTGGATGCCTGTGGGTATGTCTATTGCCCCGGTGACATGATGGCGACCAATCCGCGCTGGTGCCAGCCGGTGCGGGTGTGGCGGGAATATTTCGCGGGATGGGTGGCGCGGCCCGATCCGACGGCGCAGATGCTGGCATCGGTGATGTTCGATCTGCGGCCCATCGGGGGGGAGCCCGCGCTCTACCGTGCCTTGCAGGATGAGACATTGGCGCTGGCGGCGAAGAACTCGATCTTCGTGGCGCATATGATCCAGAATTCGCTGAAACATGCGCCGCCTTTGGGGCTGTTGCGGGGGTTTGCGACCATCCGGTCGGGCGAGCACAAGAACCATATCGACATGAAGCATCAGGGCGTGGTGCCGGTGGCCGATCTGGCGCGGGTCTATGCGCTGATCGGGCGGCTGGCCCCGGCCAATACGCGCGCGCGGCTGGAAGCGGCCGAGGCGGCGGGGGTGATTTCGGCATCGGGTGCGCGGGATCTGATCGAGGCGTATGACCTGATCGCGCGGACGAGGCTGGAGCATCAGGCGCGGCAGGTGCGCGGGGGAGAGAAGCCGGACAATTTCCTGTCGCTTTCGGAAATGTCGGATTTCGAACGGTCTCATTTGCGCGACGCCTTTGTCGTTGTACGGACAATGCAATCTGCCGTGGGACAATCCCGCGGCGCCAGAAGTTGA
- a CDS encoding sodium:solute symporter family protein: MDQFTLNLLVIGASFALYFGIAFWARAGSTAEFYAAGQGVGPVVNGMATAADWMSAASFISMAGLIAFGGYGNSVFLMGWTGGYVLLALLLAPYLRKFGKFTVPEFVGDRFYSTSARMVAVVCLLVISITYVIGQMVGVGVTFARFLEVTTTQGLLIGSAVVFAYAVFGGMKGITYTQVAQYVVLIIAYTIPALFISLQLTGNFLPQLGLIGGYAPTGGDVAFLTKLDQVVTDLGFAAYTADTPNMFNMFLVTLSLMIGTAGLPHVIIRFFTVPKVSDARLSAGWALVFIALLYTVAPAVGSMARLNITTTFWPGAIAGDTFSAPALSIAEIDSNPELAWIRNWEKTGLLAFSDKNGDGLIQYFNEKPALAAANKAMADASKALADAPADADKAALEAKVAEAKTALDAALADPANGLNGQTLAAQGLVGNELTTVNNDIMVLANPEIAKLPGWVIALVAAGGLAAALSTAAGLLLAISSAISHDLIKGALNPKISEKGELLAARISMAFAIVLATWLGLDPPGFAAQVVALAFGLAAATIFPVLMMGIFSTKVTKEGAILGMLVGLISTAVYIFLYLGWFFIPGTNMFPNTPDAHWLGISPAAFGPIGALLNFVVAYVVSSMTKAPPQDVQDLIQSIRVPKGAGAAQAH, from the coding sequence ATGGATCAGTTTACCCTTAACCTTCTCGTCATCGGTGCGTCTTTCGCGCTGTATTTCGGGATCGCCTTCTGGGCACGCGCCGGTTCGACGGCGGAATTCTATGCAGCGGGCCAAGGCGTTGGCCCGGTGGTCAACGGCATGGCGACGGCGGCTGACTGGATGTCGGCGGCTTCGTTCATCTCGATGGCGGGTCTGATCGCCTTCGGGGGCTACGGCAACTCGGTCTTCCTGATGGGCTGGACCGGCGGCTATGTGCTTCTGGCACTGCTTCTGGCGCCTTACCTGCGCAAGTTCGGCAAGTTCACTGTGCCGGAATTCGTGGGTGATCGCTTCTATTCCACCTCGGCCCGCATGGTGGCCGTGGTCTGCCTTCTGGTGATCTCGATCACCTATGTTATCGGGCAGATGGTGGGCGTGGGCGTGACCTTTGCGCGCTTCCTGGAAGTGACCACGACGCAGGGCCTGCTGATCGGTTCGGCCGTTGTGTTCGCCTATGCAGTGTTCGGCGGCATGAAGGGCATCACCTATACGCAGGTGGCGCAGTATGTCGTGCTGATCATCGCCTATACGATCCCGGCGCTGTTCATCTCGCTGCAACTGACGGGCAACTTCCTGCCGCAGCTTGGCCTGATCGGTGGCTACGCGCCGACCGGTGGCGATGTTGCCTTCCTGACCAAGCTTGATCAGGTGGTGACGGATCTGGGCTTTGCGGCCTATACCGCCGACACGCCGAACATGTTCAACATGTTCCTTGTCACGCTGTCGCTGATGATCGGTACGGCAGGTCTGCCGCACGTCATCATCCGCTTCTTCACCGTGCCGAAAGTGTCGGATGCGCGTCTGTCTGCGGGTTGGGCACTGGTGTTCATCGCGCTGCTTTACACCGTGGCTCCGGCTGTGGGTTCGATGGCGCGTCTGAACATCACCACGACCTTCTGGCCGGGTGCGATTGCAGGCGACACGTTCAGTGCTCCGGCGCTTTCAATTGCTGAAATCGACAGCAACCCGGAACTGGCCTGGATTCGTAACTGGGAAAAGACCGGTCTGCTGGCGTTCTCGGACAAGAACGGCGACGGGCTGATCCAGTACTTCAACGAAAAGCCGGCACTCGCGGCGGCCAACAAGGCAATGGCCGATGCGAGCAAGGCGTTGGCTGACGCTCCGGCAGATGCCGACAAGGCTGCACTGGAAGCCAAGGTCGCTGAAGCCAAGACGGCACTCGACGCTGCGCTTGCCGATCCGGCCAACGGCCTAAACGGGCAGACGCTGGCCGCACAGGGCCTCGTCGGCAACGAACTGACCACGGTGAACAACGACATCATGGTTCTGGCCAATCCGGAAATTGCAAAGCTTCCGGGCTGGGTGATCGCGCTTGTTGCTGCCGGTGGTCTTGCCGCCGCGCTGTCGACGGCAGCAGGTCTGCTGCTGGCGATTTCGTCGGCAATCAGCCACGACCTGATCAAGGGTGCCTTGAACCCGAAGATCAGCGAAAAGGGCGAGCTTCTGGCCGCGCGGATTTCGATGGCCTTTGCCATCGTGCTGGCGACCTGGCTTGGTCTGGACCCGCCCGGCTTTGCCGCGCAGGTGGTGGCTCTGGCCTTCGGTCTGGCGGCTGCGACGATCTTCCCGGTGCTGATGATGGGGATCTTCTCCACCAAAGTGACCAAGGAAGGTGCAATCCTCGGCATGCTGGTCGGTCTGATTTCGACCGCGGTCTACATCTTCCTCTACCTGGGCTGGTTCTTCATCCCCGGCACGAACATGTTCCCGAACACGCCGGACGCTCATTGGCTGGGCATCTCGCCCGCGGCCTTTGGTCCGATCGGCGCCCTGCTGAACTTTGTGGTGGCTTATGTCGTGTCTTCGATGACCAAAGCCCCGCCGCAGGACGTGCAGGACCTGATCCAGTCGATCCGCGTGCCGAAAGGTGCCGGTGCGGCGCAGGCCCACTAA
- a CDS encoding DUF4212 domain-containing protein: protein MADKTSSNAYWAANIRVIVISMVIWFVCSFGMGIILRPALSGISVGGADLGFWMAQNGAIYVFLVLIFAYAAKMNKLDKEHGVEE from the coding sequence ATGGCGGACAAGACATCGTCCAACGCCTATTGGGCCGCGAACATCCGGGTCATCGTGATTTCGATGGTGATCTGGTTCGTGTGTTCCTTCGGGATGGGCATCATTCTTCGTCCTGCGCTTTCGGGGATCAGTGTCGGCGGTGCCGATCTTGGATTCTGGATGGCGCAGAACGGGGCAATTTACGTCTTTCTCGTGCTGATTTTTGCCTATGCGGCAAAGATGAACAAGCTCGACAAAGAACATGGCGTTGAGGAGTAA
- a CDS encoding adenylate kinase, with amino-acid sequence MTKPAVLILLGPPGAGKGTQARMLEEDFGLVQLSTGDLLRAAVAAGTEAGRQAKAVMEAGQLVSDDIVLAVLKDRMAAPDVAKGIILDGFPRTAGQAAALDGLLEAAGQKVTAAVSLEVDDEAMVGRVAGRFTCAACGEGYHDEFKRPAVAGACDKCGGTAFKRRADDNAETVRERLQAYHAQTAPLIAHYEGQGVLQRVDAMGSIAAIRAALSAIVTRVSA; translated from the coding sequence ATGACCAAACCTGCTGTGCTGATCTTGCTGGGCCCTCCGGGGGCCGGCAAGGGCACACAGGCGCGGATGCTGGAAGAGGACTTTGGTCTGGTCCAGTTGTCCACGGGCGATCTGTTGCGCGCGGCGGTGGCGGCGGGCACGGAGGCTGGGCGTCAGGCGAAGGCGGTGATGGAAGCGGGGCAACTGGTTTCCGATGACATCGTGCTGGCGGTGCTGAAGGACCGCATGGCGGCGCCCGATGTGGCCAAGGGCATCATACTGGACGGGTTTCCGCGCACGGCGGGGCAGGCGGCGGCGCTGGATGGGTTGCTGGAAGCGGCAGGCCAGAAGGTGACGGCAGCGGTCAGCCTTGAGGTGGATGACGAGGCCATGGTCGGCCGGGTCGCGGGGCGGTTCACCTGCGCGGCCTGCGGCGAAGGCTATCATGACGAATTCAAGCGGCCTGCGGTGGCGGGTGCTTGTGACAAATGCGGCGGCACGGCGTTCAAGCGCCGGGCTGACGACAATGCCGAAACGGTGCGGGAACGGCTGCAAGCCTATCACGCCCAGACGGCACCGTTGATCGCCCATTACGAGGGGCAGGGCGTGCTGCAACGGGTCGATGCGATGGGTTCCATCGCGGCGATCCGTGCGGCGCTTTCGGCCATCGTGACACGGGTATCGGCGTAA
- the acs gene encoding acetate--CoA ligase, which yields MADTVQAQGVYTASDAFIAKAHVDAAGYERMYADSVADPSAFWAVQGKRIDWIQDYTKVKDTTFEYGKVSIKWFEDGTLNVSANCIDRHMMTRANQTAIIWEPDDPKTPAQHITYAQLLEQTCRMANVLKAQGVKKGDRVVLYMPMIPEAAYAMLACARIGAIHSVVFGGFSPDALANRVNDSEAKIVITADWAPRGGKKTPLKANADAALLHCDDHVKCLVVKHTGDQTSWVDGRDVDLKAEMAAAAPYCAYTEVGAEDPLFILYTSGSTGKPKGVVHTSGGYLVYAAMTHQLTFDYQEGDVFWCTADVGWVTGHSYIVYGPLANGATTIMFEGVPTFPDAGRFWEVCAKHKVTQFYTAPTAIRSLMGLGPEWVEKHDLSSLRLLGSVGEPINPEAWNWYNTHVGKGNCPIVDTFWQTETGGHLITPLPGAIPQKPGSATKPFFGVQPIVLDPATAKVMPETETDGVLCIADSWPGQMRTLWGDHARFEEAYFSQYRGYYFTGDGCRRDADGYYWITGRVDDVINVSGHRMGTAEVESALVAHPKVAEAAVVGYPHDIKGQGIYAYVTLMKGEEPSDALKKELEAWVRTEIGPIAKPDLIQWAPGLPKTRSGKIMRRILRKIAENDFATLGDTSTLADPSVVEELIENRANRG from the coding sequence ATGGCAGATACCGTGCAGGCGCAGGGGGTCTATACGGCCTCGGACGCGTTCATCGCCAAGGCGCATGTCGATGCGGCGGGCTATGAGCGGATGTATGCAGACTCGGTCGCCGATCCGTCGGCGTTCTGGGCGGTGCAGGGCAAGCGGATCGACTGGATTCAGGACTATACCAAGGTCAAGGATACGACCTTTGAATACGGCAAAGTGTCGATCAAATGGTTCGAGGACGGCACTCTGAACGTGTCGGCCAATTGCATTGACCGCCATATGATGACGCGCGCCAATCAGACCGCGATCATCTGGGAACCCGATGATCCGAAGACGCCCGCGCAGCACATCACCTATGCGCAACTGCTGGAACAGACCTGCCGTATGGCGAACGTGCTCAAGGCGCAGGGGGTGAAGAAGGGCGACCGGGTCGTTCTGTATATGCCGATGATCCCGGAGGCGGCCTATGCGATGCTGGCCTGCGCGCGGATCGGGGCGATCCATTCGGTGGTGTTCGGGGGCTTTTCGCCAGATGCGCTGGCGAACCGGGTGAACGATTCCGAGGCGAAGATCGTGATCACGGCCGATTGGGCGCCGCGCGGGGGCAAGAAGACGCCGCTGAAGGCCAATGCCGATGCGGCGCTGCTGCATTGCGATGACCATGTGAAATGTCTGGTGGTGAAGCATACGGGCGACCAGACGAGCTGGGTCGATGGCCGCGATGTGGACCTGAAGGCCGAGATGGCCGCCGCCGCGCCCTATTGCGCCTATACGGAAGTGGGGGCGGAGGATCCGCTGTTCATCCTGTACACCTCGGGGTCGACCGGCAAGCCGAAGGGGGTGGTGCATACCTCGGGCGGGTATCTGGTCTATGCGGCGATGACGCATCAGCTGACCTTTGACTATCAGGAAGGCGATGTCTTCTGGTGCACGGCGGATGTGGGCTGGGTCACGGGGCACAGCTACATCGTCTATGGGCCGCTGGCCAATGGGGCCACCACGATCATGTTCGAGGGCGTGCCGACCTTCCCCGATGCGGGGCGGTTCTGGGAGGTCTGCGCCAAGCACAAGGTGACGCAGTTCTACACCGCGCCGACCGCGATCCGCAGCCTGATGGGGCTGGGGCCGGAATGGGTAGAGAAGCATGACCTGTCGAGCCTGCGGTTGCTGGGTTCGGTGGGCGAGCCCATCAACCCCGAGGCGTGGAACTGGTACAACACCCATGTCGGCAAGGGGAACTGCCCGATTGTCGATACCTTCTGGCAGACGGAAACCGGCGGGCATCTGATCACGCCGCTGCCGGGTGCCATTCCGCAAAAGCCGGGATCTGCAACGAAGCCGTTCTTTGGGGTGCAGCCCATCGTTCTGGACCCGGCCACCGCGAAGGTGATGCCGGAGACGGAAACCGACGGCGTGCTGTGCATCGCGGATAGCTGGCCGGGGCAGATGCGGACGCTGTGGGGCGACCATGCGCGGTTCGAGGAGGCCTATTTCAGCCAGTATCGCGGTTACTACTTCACCGGCGATGGCTGCCGCCGCGATGCGGATGGCTATTACTGGATCACGGGCCGCGTGGATGACGTGATCAACGTATCCGGGCACCGGATGGGGACGGCTGAGGTGGAATCCGCGCTGGTGGCCCACCCGAAAGTGGCCGAGGCGGCGGTGGTTGGCTATCCGCATGATATCAAGGGGCAGGGCATCTATGCCTATGTCACGCTGATGAAGGGCGAAGAGCCGTCGGACGCGCTGAAAAAGGAGCTTGAGGCCTGGGTGCGGACCGAGATCGGCCCGATCGCCAAGCCGGACCTGATCCAGTGGGCGCCGGGGCTGCCGAAAACGCGGTCGGGCAAGATCATGCGCCGCATCCTGCGCAAGATTGCCGAGAATGACTTTGCTACCCTTGGCGACACCTCGACGCTGGCCGATCCGTCGGTGGTGGAAGAGTTGATCGAAAACCGCGCGAACCGGGGGTGA
- the ruvB gene encoding Holliday junction branch migration DNA helicase RuvB produces the protein MMDPDPTLRPERLPEDTDRALRPQALEEFVGQAEARANLRVFIESARMRGEAMDHTLFHGPPGLGKTTLAQIMARELGVGFRMTSGPVLAKPGDLAAILTNLEPRDVLFIDEIHRLSPVVEEVLYPAMEDFALDLVIGEGPAARTVRIELQPFTLVGATTRLGLLTTPLRDRFGIPTRLQFYTEDELDLIVARGARLLGVPAEAQGTREIARRARGTPRVAGRLLRRVVDFVLVEGDGCLTKAIADRALTRLGVDHLGLDGADRRYLLLLAENYGGGPVGVETIAAALSEARDAIEEVIEPYLLQQGLIQRTPRGRMLATKAWRHLGLEAPRAPGQSDLFEA, from the coding sequence ATGATGGACCCGGACCCGACCTTGCGCCCCGAGCGGCTGCCCGAAGATACCGACCGCGCCTTGCGCCCGCAGGCGCTTGAGGAATTCGTGGGGCAGGCGGAGGCGCGGGCCAATCTGCGCGTCTTTATCGAAAGCGCCCGGATGCGGGGGGAGGCGATGGACCATACGCTGTTCCATGGGCCGCCCGGATTGGGGAAAACCACGCTGGCGCAGATCATGGCGCGGGAATTGGGCGTGGGGTTTCGCATGACATCCGGCCCGGTTCTGGCCAAGCCCGGCGATCTGGCGGCGATCCTGACCAATCTGGAACCGCGCGATGTGCTGTTCATCGACGAGATTCACCGACTGTCGCCTGTGGTGGAGGAGGTGCTCTATCCTGCGATGGAGGATTTCGCGCTGGATCTGGTGATCGGCGAGGGGCCAGCGGCGCGGACGGTGCGGATTGAATTGCAGCCCTTTACGCTGGTGGGGGCGACGACGCGGCTGGGGCTTTTGACGACTCCGCTGCGCGATCGGTTCGGGATACCGACGCGGTTGCAGTTCTATACCGAGGATGAGCTGGATCTGATCGTGGCGCGGGGCGCGCGGCTGCTGGGCGTGCCGGCCGAGGCGCAGGGCACGCGCGAGATTGCGCGGCGCGCGCGGGGGACGCCCCGCGTGGCGGGGCGGCTGCTCAGGCGGGTGGTGGATTTCGTGCTGGTCGAGGGGGATGGCTGTCTGACCAAGGCGATTGCCGACCGGGCGCTGACGCGGCTGGGCGTGGATCATCTGGGCCTAGACGGGGCGGACCGGCGGTATCTGCTGCTGCTGGCCGAGAATTATGGCGGCGGGCCGGTGGGGGTGGAAACCATCGCCGCGGCCCTGTCGGAGGCGCGCGATGCCATCGAGGAAGTGATCGAGCCCTACCTGTTGCAACAGGGCCTGATCCAGCGCACGCCGCGCGGACGGATGCTGGCGACAAAGGCCTGGCGGCATCTGGGGTTGGAGGCGCCGCGGGCACCGGGGCAGAGCGATCTGTTCGAGGCTTGA
- the htpX gene encoding zinc metalloprotease HtpX: protein MTGYAKTFVLMAALTALFMGIGAMLGGASGAVLALVVAAGMNLIGYWNADKAVLRMTGAREVTAQTAPDFVGMVHRLADGAGMPRPRVYVIETDQPNAFATGRNPENAAVAATTGLLRRLTAEEVAAVMAHELAHIQNRDTLIMTVTATFAGAIGMLANFALFFGSRDRPGGMIGTIALMLLAPMAAGLVQMAISRSREYEADKVGAAICGNPLWLASALKKIDAFAKGIDNDAAERNPAVAHMFIINPLHAHAHDALFSTHPATANRVAALEALAGEGKRWGKVGVAARGPWE, encoded by the coding sequence ATGACCGGATATGCCAAGACATTTGTTCTGATGGCGGCGCTGACGGCGCTGTTCATGGGGATCGGGGCCATGCTGGGTGGCGCCAGCGGGGCGGTGCTTGCGTTGGTGGTGGCGGCGGGGATGAACCTGATCGGCTATTGGAATGCCGACAAGGCCGTGTTGCGCATGACCGGCGCGCGCGAGGTGACAGCGCAGACGGCGCCGGATTTCGTGGGGATGGTGCATCGGCTGGCCGATGGGGCGGGGATGCCGCGGCCACGAGTCTATGTGATCGAGACGGATCAGCCCAATGCCTTTGCCACCGGGCGGAACCCGGAAAATGCGGCGGTGGCGGCGACGACGGGATTGCTGCGGCGGTTGACGGCCGAGGAGGTGGCGGCGGTGATGGCGCATGAACTGGCGCATATCCAGAACCGCGACACGCTGATCATGACGGTGACGGCGACATTTGCCGGGGCGATCGGGATGCTGGCCAATTTCGCGTTGTTCTTCGGGTCGCGCGACCGGCCCGGCGGGATGATCGGGACCATCGCGCTGATGCTGCTGGCCCCGATGGCGGCGGGGTTGGTGCAGATGGCAATCTCTCGGTCGCGCGAATATGAGGCCGACAAGGTGGGGGCGGCGATCTGCGGCAATCCGCTGTGGCTGGCCTCGGCTTTGAAGAAGATCGACGCCTTTGCCAAGGGCATCGACAATGACGCGGCCGAGCGGAACCCGGCGGTGGCGCATATGTTCATCATCAATCCGCTGCATGCCCATGCGCATGACGCGCTGTTTTCCACCCATCCCGCGACTGCCAATCGCGTTGCGGCGCTGGAGGCGTTGGCGGGCGAGGGCAAGCGCTGGGGCAAGGTGGGGGTGGCGGCGCGGGGGCCTTGGGAATAG
- the ruvA gene encoding Holliday junction branch migration protein RuvA encodes MIGKISGRVDWRGGDQVLIDVRGVGYIVHVNERTMASLPGVGEAVSLYTDLLVREDLLQLFGFPTMLEKEWHKLLMTVQGVGAKAAMAILGALGAEGVARAISLGDARAVQAAPGVGPKLAQRVILELKSKAPGLMAMGGNLSVSAVADDADAVIEPMTPAPKRVAKVDGAAQARATASADALSALSNLGYGPGDAAQAVATAAAELPEANTGALIRAALKLLAPK; translated from the coding sequence ATGATCGGCAAGATTTCGGGACGGGTGGATTGGCGCGGCGGCGATCAAGTGCTGATCGATGTGCGGGGCGTGGGGTATATCGTGCATGTGAACGAGCGCACGATGGCCAGCCTGCCGGGGGTGGGCGAGGCGGTATCGCTGTATACCGACCTGCTGGTGCGGGAGGATCTTTTGCAGCTGTTCGGGTTCCCGACCATGCTGGAGAAAGAATGGCACAAGTTGCTGATGACGGTGCAGGGGGTGGGGGCGAAGGCCGCCATGGCCATCCTTGGTGCCTTGGGGGCCGAGGGCGTGGCGCGGGCGATTTCGCTGGGCGATGCGCGGGCGGTTCAGGCGGCACCTGGTGTGGGGCCAAAGCTGGCGCAGCGGGTGATCCTTGAGCTGAAATCGAAAGCGCCGGGGTTGATGGCGATGGGGGGGAACCTGTCGGTATCGGCGGTGGCGGATGATGCGGATGCGGTGATCGAGCCGATGACGCCCGCGCCGAAGCGGGTGGCAAAGGTGGACGGGGCGGCGCAGGCGCGAGCCACGGCCAGCGCGGATGCGCTGTCGGCGTTGTCGAACCTTGGCTATGGCCCCGGCGATGCGGCGCAGGCCGTGGCGACCGCGGCGGCGGAACTGCCGGAGGCCAATACCGGGGCGCTGATCCGGGCGGCGCTGAAGCTGCTCGCGCCGAAGTAG
- the ruvC gene encoding crossover junction endodeoxyribonuclease RuvC, whose translation MRVLGIDPGLRNLGWGVIDVAGSRLTHVANGICHSAPGEGEGDLAQRLLSLHSQLTEVLRQWQPDTAAVEHTFVNKDAVATLKLGQARGIALLVPAQFGLSVGEYAPNAVKKTVVGVGHAAKVQVDHMVKLHLPGVKIAGPDAADALAVAICHAHHSQSAGRMQAALKRAAG comes from the coding sequence ATGCGTGTTCTGGGGATTGATCCCGGCCTTCGCAACCTGGGCTGGGGGGTGATCGACGTGGCGGGGTCACGCCTGACCCATGTCGCCAATGGCATCTGCCATTCCGCCCCCGGCGAGGGTGAGGGTGATCTGGCGCAGCGATTGCTGTCGCTGCATTCCCAGCTGACCGAGGTGCTGCGCCAGTGGCAGCCGGATACGGCGGCGGTGGAGCATACATTCGTGAACAAGGACGCGGTGGCGACGCTGAAGCTGGGGCAGGCGCGGGGGATCGCGCTGCTGGTGCCGGCGCAGTTCGGGCTGAGCGTCGGGGAATATGCGCCCAATGCGGTGAAGAAGACGGTGGTGGGCGTGGGCCATGCTGCCAAGGTGCAGGTGGACCATATGGTGAAGCTGCATCTGCCGGGGGTGAAGATTGCCGGGCCGGATGCGGCGGACGCGCTGGCGGTGGCGATCTGCCATGCCCATCACAGCCAGAGCGCCGGGCGGATGCAGGCGGCGCTGAAGAGGGCGGCGGGATGA
- a CDS encoding DUF1127 domain-containing protein: MAAFETTRPAPFGAISIFRTVQFISNAFIAFSNWNDARVTRNTLAKLSDRELDDIGLCRGDIEMLGR, from the coding sequence ATGGCCGCCTTCGAGACGACCCGTCCGGCGCCGTTCGGCGCCATTTCGATCTTCCGCACCGTTCAGTTCATCAGCAATGCCTTCATTGCGTTCTCGAACTGGAACGATGCCCGCGTCACGCGCAACACCCTCGCCAAGCTTTCCGATCGTGAGCTTGATGATATCGGTCTGTGCCGTGGCGATATCGAAATGCTCGGTCGCTGA